In Candidatus Defluviilinea proxima, a single genomic region encodes these proteins:
- the sufD gene encoding Fe-S cluster assembly protein SufD encodes MEEKPKVVVSRTRRADSAAKDFSFAESDIRAGKDAVASYRALAWSAFKKHSLPDTTQEAWRRTDIHNLPVDKFKFAAEGAFNDLPPVREDLLRPLTADQHGGQIVLTPGGVKIDLDEKLAKKGVIFTDLKTAEQEHPELLAKMLGKTVNVEEGKFSALVGAFAQNGVVLYVPKGVIVDEPLHSVLWGPGTDIAHVSHILVLVDEGASVTYVHESASPDLKGANSMHAGIVEIQVLQNASLKFVELQSWGRHVWNFSHERARVEHSGNLDWIFGAIGSRITKNFTELDLAGEGAQGRMSGFYFTDGNQHLDHDTQQNHLAPHTNSDLLFKGALKGQSRSVWQGMIYVAPGAQKTDGYQANRNLVLSDGARADSIPGLEILADDVRCTHGATVGKLEQEPLFYLKSRGIPQAEAEKIVVEGFFDPIFQRIPFEGVRERFQQYIADKMA; translated from the coding sequence ATGGAAGAAAAACCAAAAGTTGTTGTTTCAAGGACTCGACGAGCCGACTCTGCCGCAAAAGATTTTTCTTTCGCTGAATCCGATATCCGCGCAGGGAAGGACGCAGTCGCTTCATACCGCGCCTTAGCCTGGTCTGCTTTCAAAAAGCATTCCCTCCCCGATACGACTCAAGAAGCATGGCGCCGCACCGACATCCACAACCTACCTGTTGATAAGTTCAAGTTCGCGGCAGAAGGTGCCTTCAATGACCTGCCTCCTGTGCGTGAAGATTTGCTTCGCCCTCTCACTGCCGATCAGCACGGCGGACAAATTGTTCTCACCCCTGGTGGCGTCAAAATTGACCTTGATGAAAAACTCGCAAAGAAGGGTGTCATCTTCACGGATTTAAAAACTGCTGAACAAGAACATCCTGAACTGCTCGCAAAAATGCTTGGCAAGACCGTCAATGTTGAAGAAGGAAAGTTCTCTGCATTGGTTGGCGCTTTTGCTCAAAACGGTGTTGTGTTGTATGTTCCCAAAGGTGTGATTGTGGACGAACCACTTCACTCCGTCCTCTGGGGCCCCGGTACTGATATTGCTCATGTCTCGCATATCCTCGTCCTTGTAGATGAAGGCGCTTCGGTGACATATGTTCACGAGTCCGCATCACCCGATCTAAAGGGAGCCAACTCCATGCACGCGGGAATCGTGGAGATCCAAGTTCTGCAGAATGCGTCATTGAAGTTCGTCGAATTGCAATCATGGGGGCGTCACGTCTGGAATTTCAGCCACGAGCGTGCCCGTGTAGAACACAGCGGCAATCTCGACTGGATCTTTGGCGCCATTGGCTCACGCATTACCAAGAACTTTACCGAACTCGATCTTGCTGGCGAAGGCGCACAAGGTCGTATGTCTGGTTTCTACTTTACCGATGGAAATCAGCACCTTGACCATGACACGCAGCAGAATCACCTCGCTCCGCATACTAACAGCGATTTGCTGTTCAAGGGTGCGTTGAAAGGTCAAAGCCGTTCTGTTTGGCAGGGCATGATCTACGTCGCTCCCGGCGCACAAAAGACCGATGGCTACCAAGCGAACCGAAACCTGGTTTTGAGCGATGGCGCCCGTGCCGATTCTATCCCTGGCTTGGAGATTCTTGCCGATGATGTCCGCTGTACACATGGTGCAACGGTTGGTAAACTAGAGCAGGAACCACTTTTCTATTTGAAGTCTCGCGGTATCCCACAAGCTGAAGCTGAAAAGATCGTTGTGGAGGGTTTCTTCGACCCGATCTTCCAACGCATCCCATTTGAAGGTGTGCGTGAACGCTTCCAACAATATATTGCTGATAAGATGGCATGA